Proteins from a genomic interval of Oncorhynchus mykiss isolate Arlee chromosome 21, USDA_OmykA_1.1, whole genome shotgun sequence:
- the LOC110500358 gene encoding P2Y purinoceptor 3 isoform X1: protein MTTTTMDAPALNDDIIVEGVHHLLNSFSVNPSLPPSCSIDESYKYIFLPLCYSFTFLFSISLNFIILWRSFRRTKRWNASLIYMVNLASTDFMYGLSLPFLVASYVMRDQWIFGDYMCRLVRFLFYFNLYCSIFFLTCISVHRYLGICYPMRTITLETKRAVKGTCVLVWGVVFALTCPIFRFAQTSHVMRGVGGEAMAITSNNTGTVSSNGTGEVETYQNCWDDAIDKEFQDYVPYGIILHLLGFFLPFSIIAWCYSHVVLTIFRTLRSQPQSQRGRGEGGGGGGGGMRGNGAGVVGGGGLQGGGEGMSIVLGAHSPYAHRRRKSIKTIITITLLFALCFFPFHVTRTIFLVLKVKKGVPCHTMTMVSMCYKITRPLASFNAWLNALLYFLTKEKGGGAPCCPPPDTTAANQHHGLLWPLRKLGRAGDEEEGGDRGEKGGMINNKGNNKETNKTAVHLFRGMTKSKVRYTVE from the coding sequence atgacaacaacaacgaTGGACGCCCCTGCGCTCAATGATGACATTATTGTTGAAGGAGTACACCACCTCCTTAACTCCTTCTCTGTCaatccctcgctccctccctcctgcagcaTCGACGAGTCCTACAAGTACATTTTCCTCCCTCTGTGCTACTCCTTTACCTTCCTCTTCTCAATCTCCCTCAACTTTATCATTCTCTGGCGTTCCTTCAGACGCACCAAGCGTTGGAACGCCTCCCTCATATACATGGTCAACCTAGCCTCGACAGACTTCATGTACGGGTTGTCACTCCCCTTCCTGGTGGCTAGCTATGTGATGCGTGACCAATGGATCTTTGGGGACTACATGTGCCGATTGGTCCGCTTTCTGTTCTATTTCAACCTGTATTGTTCTATATTCTTCCTGACGTGTATATCTGTCCATCGCTACCTGGGGATATGTTACCCTATGAGGACCATCACACTGGAGACTAAGAGAGCGGTCAAGGGgacgtgtgtgttggtgtggggggTCGTCTTCGCTCTTACGTGCCCCATATTCCGGTTTGCCCAAACGAGCCACGTGATGAGAGGTGTAGGGGGCGAGGCTATGGCGATTACCAGTAATAACACTGGCACCGTTAGTAGTAACGGTACTGGGGAGGTGGAAACATATCAGAACTGTTGGGACGATGCCATCGATAAGGAGTTCCAAGACTATGTTCCATATGGAATCATCCTACATCTTCTAGGGTTCTTTCTCCCGTTCTCAATCATCGCCTGGTGCTACTCACATGTGGTTCTGACAATATTCCGGACCCTGCGCTCCCAGCCCCAGTCACAGcgaggcagaggagaggggggaggaggaggtggaggtggaatgAGAGGGAATGGAGCTGGAGTTGTGGGAGGAGGAGGActtcagggaggaggagaggggatgtcgATAGTTCTCGGCGCCCACTCTCCATATGCCCACCGACGGCGTAAATCCATCAAGACAATCATCACCATCACACTCCTCTTTGCCCTCTGCTTCTTCCCATTTCATGTCACCAGGACTATCTTCCTCGTCCTGAAAGTGAAGAAAGGTGTCCCGTGCCACACCATGACGATGGTATCCATGTGTTATAAGATCACCCGGCCGCTGGCGTCTTTCAATGCCTGGCTCAACGCACTCCTCTACTTCCTCACCAAGGAAAAAGGGGGTGGCGCCCCCTGTTGCCCACCGCCAGACACTACTGCAGCCAACCAGCATCATGGGCTCCTCTGGCCGCTGAGGAAGCTGGGAAGAGCGGGAGACGAGGAGGAGGGGGGCGACAGGGGCGAGAAGGGGGGCATGATCAATAACAAGGGTAACAACAAAGAGACAAATAAAACGGCTGTACATTTATTCAGAGGGATGACCAAATCCAAGGTCCGATATACTGTGGAATAA